The following are from one region of the Thermoproteus uzoniensis 768-20 genome:
- the ndhC gene encoding NADH-quinone oxidoreductase subunit A, with product MAWLIFLLALAASLAALLIAPRLLAPRRASGAKEVRFEAGNPPYGKTRRRMAMQYIVYVYLAVAVESVVGMSIAFYLIDPGSLPEILAAVAAATAVAYITARGHGD from the coding sequence ATGGCTTGGCTGATCTTCCTGCTGGCCCTAGCCGCGTCGCTGGCGGCGTTGTTGATCGCGCCGAGGTTGCTGGCCCCGAGGCGGGCCTCCGGGGCCAAGGAGGTTAGGTTCGAGGCGGGCAACCCGCCTTACGGCAAGACGAGGAGGAGGATGGCGATGCAGTACATCGTCTACGTCTATCTGGCCGTGGCCGTGGAGTCGGTGGTGGGGATGTCCATAGCCTTCTACTTAATAGATCCCGGCTCTCTGCCCGAGATACTGGCGGCGGTGGCGGCCGCGACGGCAGTCGCCTACATCACGGCGAGGGGCCATGGCGATTAG
- a CDS encoding NADH-quinone oxidoreductase subunit H gives MTGAVAALVYPGITAMFAYLLFAVWLERKLAAKVQWRYGPLYVSRRLGGILQGLADAVKLIFSELVVPSYTNRALFAALPLAVFAAEALPILFIPGAPGLAILESKYGLAYILAILLLATPAIVAMAWVEADKFTYIGALREILIEAAYEVPLALSVLSMVVLYGPDPAKAVEAQRLPGIAMNPLAFFAFFISAAMATSRFPFEIPDADTEIVFGPYTEYGSSLLLASFGANYVGLYSFSMLGALLFLGGWAPFSGALGALAMAAKALLLTTVWLFLRAVYPRMRIDQALKLGWGSLLLISAASLAVSAAWRLWLG, from the coding sequence ATGACGGGCGCCGTCGCGGCGTTGGTCTACCCGGGCATCACGGCGATGTTCGCCTACCTCCTATTCGCCGTGTGGCTAGAGAGGAAGCTGGCGGCCAAGGTGCAGTGGCGCTACGGCCCCCTCTACGTCTCTAGGAGGCTGGGAGGGATCTTGCAAGGCCTCGCCGACGCCGTCAAGCTCATCTTCAGCGAGCTCGTTGTGCCGTCCTACACGAACAGAGCCCTCTTCGCGGCGTTGCCGCTGGCCGTCTTCGCGGCCGAGGCCCTCCCCATATTGTTCATACCCGGCGCGCCCGGCCTGGCGATACTGGAGAGCAAGTACGGGCTGGCCTACATACTGGCGATACTGCTCCTCGCGACGCCCGCCATAGTGGCCATGGCGTGGGTCGAGGCTGACAAGTTCACCTACATAGGCGCGCTCCGCGAAATACTCATAGAGGCGGCCTACGAGGTCCCGCTGGCCCTCTCCGTGCTCTCCATGGTGGTCCTCTACGGGCCCGACCCCGCCAAGGCTGTCGAGGCCCAGAGGTTGCCGGGCATAGCCATGAACCCCCTGGCGTTCTTCGCCTTCTTCATCTCGGCGGCTATGGCCACCAGCAGATTCCCCTTCGAGATACCCGACGCCGACACCGAGATAGTGTTCGGGCCCTACACCGAGTACGGCTCGTCGCTCCTCCTCGCCTCGTTCGGCGCCAACTACGTCGGGCTGTACTCCTTCTCCATGCTGGGCGCCTTGCTCTTCCTCGGCGGCTGGGCGCCGTTCTCGGGAGCCTTGGGAGCACTCGCCATGGCCGCCAAGGCCCTCCTCCTCACGACAGTCTGGCTGTTCCTGAGGGCCGTCTACCCCCGCATGAGGATAGACCAAGCCCTCAAGCTGGGGTGGGGCTCCCTACTGCTCATCTCCGCCGCCTCTCTGGCCGTGTCCGCCGCGTGGAGGCTATGGCTTGGCTGA
- a CDS encoding NuoI/complex I 23 kDa subunit family protein, protein MLTDHIRLFAVAVKNALRGPITVDYPRESRDYGDRLRGYIVNDRDKCISCGLCEAVCPAKAVKFSVGPDGKRYPGIDYGRCIFCGYCVDACPTGSLRHTQWHEVVWTSLDTFAKYAEGDPPEADGRPKKSLL, encoded by the coding sequence ATGCTGACGGACCACATACGCCTATTCGCCGTCGCCGTCAAGAACGCCTTGAGGGGGCCCATAACGGTGGACTACCCCAGAGAGTCGAGGGACTACGGCGACAGACTCCGCGGCTATATCGTCAACGACAGAGACAAGTGCATCAGTTGCGGCCTCTGCGAGGCGGTCTGCCCGGCGAAGGCCGTCAAGTTCAGCGTGGGGCCCGACGGGAAGAGGTACCCCGGCATAGACTACGGCCGTTGCATATTCTGCGGCTACTGCGTCGACGCCTGCCCGACCGGCAGCTTGAGGCATACCCAGTGGCACGAGGTCGTGTGGACAAGCCTCGACACATTCGCCAAATACGCCGAGGGGGACCCGCCGGAGGCCGACGGGAGGCCCAAGAAGTCCTTGCTATGA
- a CDS encoding thiamine pyrophosphate-dependent enzyme: MKVKVDVRGLQLPGARPGAAVEAAYEFDNFALPEQELFLPGHGLCASCTIGVIARHMLKVLGPDTIVVNPTGCAEVSTVTYPRTNWAVPWIHVAFGNGGSVASGIEAAIKVLKRRGAIDPNRKINVVVFAGDGGTADIGFQALSGMLERRHRVIYVMYDNEGYMNTGIQRSGTTPLFASATTSPAGRKIPGNLTHKKPMALIAAAHGIPYVATANPAYLPDMLQKFKKAAEVDGPSFIHVIQSCQPGWRFEPKYAIKVLELATETGYWVNYEIEDGVFRITVPVPKRKPVECFLKLQGRFRHLGKEEIAFLQKVIDEDVKRLNEMAGGEYIGPLDPEAAC, encoded by the coding sequence ATGAAAGTCAAGGTAGACGTAAGGGGGCTACAACTGCCGGGCGCGAGGCCGGGCGCGGCAGTCGAGGCCGCCTACGAGTTCGACAACTTCGCCCTGCCGGAGCAAGAGCTGTTCCTGCCGGGACACGGGCTGTGCGCCAGCTGCACGATAGGCGTTATCGCAAGACATATGTTGAAGGTCTTGGGCCCCGACACCATCGTCGTGAACCCGACGGGATGCGCCGAGGTGTCCACCGTGACGTACCCCCGCACCAACTGGGCTGTGCCGTGGATACACGTGGCGTTCGGCAACGGCGGCTCCGTGGCCTCGGGCATAGAGGCGGCCATAAAGGTCCTCAAGAGGAGGGGCGCCATAGACCCCAACAGGAAGATAAACGTGGTGGTGTTCGCGGGCGACGGGGGCACGGCCGACATAGGCTTCCAGGCGCTCAGCGGCATGTTGGAGAGGAGGCATAGGGTGATCTACGTCATGTACGACAACGAGGGCTACATGAACACGGGGATACAACGCTCAGGCACGACCCCCCTCTTCGCCTCGGCCACGACGTCCCCAGCGGGGAGGAAGATACCGGGGAACTTAACCCACAAGAAGCCCATGGCCCTCATAGCGGCCGCCCACGGCATACCCTATGTGGCCACGGCGAATCCGGCCTACCTCCCCGACATGTTGCAGAAGTTCAAGAAGGCGGCGGAGGTCGACGGGCCCTCGTTCATACACGTCATCCAGTCCTGCCAGCCCGGCTGGCGCTTCGAGCCGAAATACGCAATTAAGGTCCTGGAGCTGGCCACGGAGACCGGCTACTGGGTGAACTACGAGATTGAGGACGGCGTCTTCAGAATAACTGTGCCCGTCCCCAAGAGGAAGCCCGTGGAGTGCTTCCTGAAGCTCCAGGGGAGGTTCAGACACCTCGGCAAGGAGGAGATAGCATTCCTGCAGAAGGTCATAGACGAGGACGTGAAGAGGCTGAACGAGATGGCTGGAGGCGAGTACATAGGCCCTCTCGACCCCGAGGCGGCATGCTGA
- a CDS encoding transketolase C-terminal domain-containing protein, producing the protein MTVQMELGKARQRRIALTGNHAVALAAKMARVEVVAAYPITPQTPAVEKLAEYVNNGELDAEYIPVEGEHSALSAVVGASAMGARVFTATSSQGLGFMYEILPIAVGLRLPIVMGIATRAYSAPINVWGDYSDVMSMRELGWIIYMVSNVQEAFDTVIQAYRVGEDPSVHLPVAVAYDGFWISHVLQPLEVPEDEEDVMRYAPITRSWKKLDVDSPASLGAVGTPEWYFEMRYAAYKALEDSIKVVAEADAQYGKLFGRSYGFGSAYRLEDADVAIVTYGSIYGLARRAADALRAEGIRAGALKVRLLRPWPADFLRKSLDGVEKVLVVDRAFNHGGILGPVATELAATLTRPVYNAYATIGMRATDSTALRKAAERVAKGEAEPMRPFYIGLRGP; encoded by the coding sequence ATGACCGTCCAGATGGAGCTGGGCAAGGCGAGGCAGAGGAGGATCGCGCTCACGGGGAACCACGCGGTGGCGCTCGCCGCCAAGATGGCCCGCGTGGAGGTCGTGGCGGCGTACCCCATAACTCCGCAGACGCCCGCCGTGGAGAAGCTGGCAGAGTACGTCAACAACGGAGAGCTCGACGCAGAGTATATCCCAGTGGAGGGCGAGCACTCGGCCCTCTCGGCAGTCGTGGGGGCCTCCGCCATGGGTGCCAGGGTCTTCACGGCGACTAGCAGCCAGGGGCTCGGCTTCATGTACGAGATACTGCCCATAGCGGTGGGGCTGAGGCTCCCCATAGTGATGGGCATAGCCACGAGGGCCTACTCGGCCCCCATAAACGTCTGGGGGGACTACAGCGACGTCATGTCCATGAGGGAGCTGGGCTGGATAATCTACATGGTGTCTAACGTACAAGAGGCCTTCGACACGGTTATACAGGCGTATAGAGTCGGCGAGGATCCGTCGGTCCATCTCCCCGTCGCCGTCGCCTACGACGGCTTCTGGATAAGCCACGTGCTCCAGCCTCTGGAGGTGCCCGAGGACGAGGAGGACGTAATGCGCTACGCCCCGATAACCAGGAGCTGGAAGAAGCTGGACGTGGACAGCCCGGCCTCGCTCGGCGCGGTGGGGACGCCGGAGTGGTACTTCGAGATGAGGTACGCGGCGTATAAGGCGCTGGAGGACTCGATAAAAGTAGTCGCCGAGGCCGACGCCCAGTACGGCAAGCTCTTCGGGAGGAGCTACGGCTTCGGCTCGGCCTATAGGCTGGAGGACGCCGACGTGGCCATAGTGACCTACGGCTCGATCTACGGCCTGGCGAGGAGGGCCGCAGACGCCTTGAGGGCCGAGGGCATAAGGGCGGGCGCCTTGAAGGTAAGGCTTCTGAGGCCTTGGCCCGCCGACTTTCTGCGGAAGAGCCTCGACGGCGTGGAGAAGGTGTTGGTGGTCGACAGGGCGTTCAACCACGGAGGGATTCTGGGCCCCGTCGCCACAGAGCTCGCCGCAACTTTGACCCGCCCGGTGTACAACGCCTACGCCACCATAGGCATGAGGGCGACCGACTCAACGGCGTTGAGGAAGGCGGCGGAGCGGGTGGCGAAGGGCGAGGCGGAGCCCATGAGGCCGTTCTACATAGGGCTGAGGGGGCCATGA
- a CDS encoding 2-oxoacid:acceptor oxidoreductase family protein, translated as MRIESVWIGRGGQGIVTAVYIVAHASISDGLYALANPEFGAERRGAPVKAFLTLTDYFDDSPEPIKNPDVAVFLDDKLIEPMRVVVDAVRPGGYVAVSSGKSPEDVAKLVGRRDVNIAVVDGIGIALKHVGLAVPNGPMVGVFARVMGIPRLESVKEAIASQLGKAVEQNFAAAVEAYKTAVVIPASETGSARASVEIPTTSAFLTGDYELVGWDKIPEGGLAFPGSSLRYKTGSWRVERPVIDHSKCIMCRRCWIYCPDDAVLEVWREAKGPRGRSVKVKSIDFDYNYCKGCGICAEVCPTGAIKMVREI; from the coding sequence ATGAGGATAGAGTCGGTCTGGATCGGCAGAGGCGGGCAGGGCATAGTCACCGCCGTATACATAGTCGCGCACGCCTCAATCTCCGACGGCCTCTACGCCTTGGCCAATCCCGAGTTCGGCGCCGAGCGCAGAGGCGCCCCAGTGAAGGCCTTTCTGACCCTCACGGATTATTTCGACGACTCGCCCGAGCCCATAAAGAACCCGGACGTGGCGGTTTTCCTGGACGACAAGCTGATCGAGCCCATGAGGGTGGTCGTGGACGCGGTGAGGCCGGGGGGATACGTGGCGGTGAGCTCGGGGAAGAGCCCGGAGGACGTGGCCAAGCTGGTGGGGCGGCGCGACGTGAACATCGCGGTGGTCGACGGCATAGGCATAGCCCTCAAACACGTGGGGCTCGCCGTGCCCAACGGCCCCATGGTGGGCGTCTTCGCCAGAGTGATGGGGATCCCCAGGCTCGAGTCGGTGAAGGAGGCCATAGCGTCCCAGCTGGGCAAGGCCGTGGAGCAGAACTTCGCGGCGGCCGTGGAGGCCTACAAGACGGCCGTGGTGATACCGGCCTCCGAGACGGGGAGCGCGAGGGCCTCAGTGGAGATACCCACCACCTCCGCGTTTCTCACGGGGGACTACGAGCTGGTGGGCTGGGACAAAATACCGGAGGGCGGGCTGGCGTTCCCGGGCAGCAGCTTGCGGTACAAGACGGGCTCCTGGCGCGTGGAGAGGCCCGTAATAGACCACTCCAAGTGCATAATGTGCAGGAGGTGCTGGATATACTGCCCCGACGACGCGGTGCTCGAGGTGTGGAGGGAGGCCAAGGGCCCGCGCGGCAGGTCGGTCAAGGTCAAGTCCATAGACTTCGACTACAACTACTGCAAGGGCTGCGGCATATGCGCCGAGGTGTGCCCCACGGGGGCCATAAAGATGGTTAGGGAGATATGA
- a CDS encoding proton-conducting transporter membrane subunit, with amino-acid sequence MIQWLLPLYVAARRAGERGVWAYAVDAAAFAYAAYSLASAGEGALALLLLPYLVAPALVPRGRLRDYSGLAAALSAYGVLLMASPELHYKALGFAMAVAAPGALIAASPDLGSVEALFRYFVVSTVAGSLVVAGLSASGELGSALAFSGVALELGVFPAFYWVPDVFGRSAPEGLVLISGLAKLGAAFALMLLPLDVPAYASLPLAAASILVGNLGATASRDPRRLLGFASVFHAGLALFAFAVYKPLAPFLMFADSIGAMGLFSHISSPGPRWSAYVLSLNQIGVPPLLGFWPKLALLILTAQRLGPAAAAYLLANVAWSVAYYIRLASSTGAGTGRRPLAASLASAALGAAAPLWLLAAVPLLLPH; translated from the coding sequence ATGATCCAGTGGCTCCTCCCGCTATATGTGGCCGCGAGGAGGGCCGGGGAGCGCGGCGTCTGGGCCTACGCCGTCGACGCGGCGGCCTTCGCCTACGCGGCCTATTCGTTAGCATCGGCGGGGGAGGGCGCGTTGGCCCTACTGCTCCTGCCCTACCTGGTTGCGCCGGCGCTCGTGCCGAGGGGCAGGCTCAGGGACTACTCGGGCCTGGCGGCGGCCCTCTCGGCATACGGCGTCCTGCTCATGGCGTCTCCGGAGCTCCACTACAAGGCCCTGGGCTTCGCGATGGCCGTTGCCGCCCCCGGCGCCTTGATAGCGGCGTCGCCGGACCTCGGCAGCGTCGAGGCGCTTTTCAGATACTTCGTGGTGTCCACTGTGGCCGGCAGCCTCGTCGTGGCCGGCCTCTCCGCCAGCGGCGAGCTGGGATCCGCCCTAGCCTTCTCGGGAGTCGCGCTGGAGCTCGGCGTATTCCCCGCCTTTTATTGGGTCCCCGACGTATTCGGCAGATCGGCGCCCGAGGGCCTCGTGCTCATATCCGGCCTGGCCAAGCTCGGGGCGGCCTTCGCCTTGATGTTGCTCCCTCTAGACGTCCCCGCCTACGCCTCGCTCCCGCTGGCCGCCGCGTCTATCCTCGTGGGCAATCTAGGCGCGACCGCCAGCAGAGATCCGAGGAGGCTGCTCGGCTTCGCCTCTGTCTTCCACGCAGGCCTCGCCCTCTTCGCCTTCGCCGTATACAAGCCCCTCGCGCCCTTCCTCATGTTCGCCGACTCCATAGGCGCCATGGGCCTATTCTCCCACATCTCGTCGCCCGGCCCCCGTTGGTCGGCGTACGTCCTGTCCCTAAACCAGATAGGGGTCCCGCCGCTCCTCGGCTTCTGGCCCAAGCTAGCCCTCCTGATCTTGACGGCCCAGAGGCTCGGCCCCGCCGCCGCGGCCTATCTGTTGGCCAACGTGGCGTGGTCCGTTGCGTACTACATCCGCCTCGCCTCGTCGACAGGCGCGGGCACGGGGAGGAGGCCCCTCGCGGCGTCGCTCGCGAGCGCGGCGCTGGGCGCCGCAGCCCCGCTGTGGCTCCTCGCCGCGGTGCCTCTGCTCCTGCCGCATTAA
- a CDS encoding proton-conducting transporter membrane subunit has product MDIAPLIPFAASAVDAVTKRGAAAVVAAAVVIALSGLGDPLLDLLNFVFLLTALYSLWYVDDVERRGWYWAWLDAFYGSMLLFLTSSNWLWILAGWGGLDAASWALILTYRDDEELGLVGDGARGKFLQWLWRPSASALRAIATVELGTVALAVGLAAAAAAYGPNIGLWRDLPPAIAALILIAAFVKSAQIPFTDWLMTAMSAPTPVSALLHSATMVAAGPILLVRLHGPLAHYWPYALAVGLATAVYGGLTALWQREPKVLLAASTASYLGLATAFSLTDPAGATALLIAHGFAKAALFMAVGESIHRHGTRLPGSHGAVAKAAMALSLATLLGLTPAGAVAKSLLPDWELPFSFLTAGYVGRLLLGTSTERAWSPLSAVALASAALAFAAPATAPSPLWLLALAGLALYKAPPLKPMERRLYLPELFAAVGGGLLAAARAVGSLDSRIDRALLSAGSLWRALAGAAAVADKAVDDALHLKLVGAVRRASAKLSEIGVEVYLYAAGAAALVAFVAFILI; this is encoded by the coding sequence ATGGATATAGCGCCCTTGATACCCTTCGCCGCCTCGGCCGTAGACGCAGTAACCAAGAGAGGCGCCGCGGCCGTCGTTGCGGCGGCCGTCGTGATCGCGCTGTCGGGCCTCGGCGACCCCCTCCTGGATCTGCTGAACTTCGTATTCCTCCTCACGGCGCTATACTCCCTATGGTATGTGGACGACGTGGAGAGGAGGGGGTGGTACTGGGCCTGGCTAGATGCATTCTACGGATCCATGTTGCTCTTCCTCACATCGAGCAACTGGCTGTGGATCTTGGCCGGGTGGGGAGGGCTCGACGCCGCGAGCTGGGCCTTGATATTGACGTATAGGGACGACGAGGAGCTGGGGCTTGTAGGCGACGGAGCCCGCGGGAAGTTCCTCCAATGGCTCTGGAGGCCGTCGGCCTCAGCTCTGAGGGCCATAGCCACCGTGGAGCTGGGCACAGTAGCGCTCGCAGTGGGCCTCGCCGCCGCGGCGGCCGCGTACGGCCCGAATATAGGCCTCTGGCGCGATCTGCCTCCGGCAATCGCCGCCTTGATACTCATCGCCGCTTTCGTCAAGTCGGCCCAGATCCCCTTCACCGACTGGCTCATGACCGCCATGTCGGCGCCGACGCCCGTGTCGGCTCTGCTCCACAGCGCGACTATGGTCGCGGCGGGGCCTATACTCCTCGTCAGGTTGCACGGGCCGCTCGCCCACTACTGGCCCTACGCCCTCGCCGTAGGCCTCGCCACGGCCGTCTACGGAGGGCTGACGGCGTTGTGGCAGAGGGAGCCCAAGGTCCTCCTGGCGGCGTCCACGGCGTCTTATCTAGGCCTGGCCACAGCGTTCTCCTTGACCGATCCGGCCGGGGCGACGGCGCTTTTGATCGCCCACGGCTTCGCCAAGGCCGCCCTCTTCATGGCCGTCGGCGAGTCCATACACAGACATGGGACGAGGCTCCCGGGATCCCACGGCGCCGTCGCCAAGGCCGCGATGGCGCTGTCGCTCGCCACTCTGCTGGGCCTCACGCCTGCCGGCGCGGTTGCCAAGTCGCTTCTGCCCGATTGGGAGCTCCCGTTCTCCTTCCTGACGGCGGGCTACGTCGGGAGGCTTCTGCTGGGCACGAGCACCGAGAGGGCTTGGTCGCCGCTCTCGGCCGTAGCCCTAGCCTCGGCCGCGCTGGCCTTCGCCGCCCCGGCCACTGCGCCGAGCCCGCTCTGGCTCCTGGCCCTCGCGGGGCTCGCCCTATACAAGGCGCCTCCGCTTAAGCCCATGGAGAGGCGCTTGTATCTGCCGGAGCTTTTCGCCGCCGTCGGCGGAGGCCTCCTGGCGGCCGCCCGGGCCGTGGGGTCGCTTGACTCGCGCATAGATAGGGCTCTGCTGTCGGCGGGCTCTCTCTGGAGGGCTCTGGCCGGCGCGGCGGCCGTAGCAGACAAGGCTGTCGACGACGCGCTCCACCTAAAGCTCGTCGGGGCTGTGAGGAGGGCGTCGGCCAAGCTCTCGGAGATCGGCGTCGAGGTGTACCTATACGCGGCTGGCGCCGCGGCGCTCGTCGCGTTCGTGGCGTTTATCTTGATATGA
- a CDS encoding complex I subunit 5 family protein — protein sequence MIEYVLVAAAALALLGLRLGLAPSAASVALTLLALGRREELGSLPYIGPALLNFGGAAEPFIATTALLGLAVLAYSKEYAEHRGLGRWFYGVLALYVISLELIPAFDNLIYAFLAMELAVVTSFLLIYYFGYGDRARIGVMYFIWSQIGSIAFLIGAVVSGGYLPPYAMPLAPALLAVFGLLVKMGTAGVHYWLPYAHAEAPTPLSALLSPIHVGLMAYWLLQILPHTPISGYYLALYGAATAVYGSLLVFREADLKRALADSTIANMGLLVAAAALGDWQAAVLLFVGHALAKAAMFMVSGIGIATQNERRLGFLRLDPWTFAGSALGLVALAGVFGVALLGKAYLALYSPPGLAPALYAALFATAVYNFYLFDKLYRAGRSEASPPLAMAIPMILLAAAPYALMLAPWI from the coding sequence ATGATTGAGTACGTGCTGGTAGCGGCGGCGGCTCTGGCCCTCCTTGGGCTGAGGCTGGGCCTGGCCCCGTCAGCGGCCTCCGTGGCGCTGACTCTGCTGGCCCTCGGCAGACGCGAGGAGCTGGGATCCCTGCCGTATATAGGCCCCGCCTTGCTCAACTTCGGCGGCGCCGCCGAGCCGTTCATAGCGACTACGGCCTTGCTGGGCCTCGCCGTGTTGGCCTACTCGAAGGAATACGCCGAGCATAGAGGGCTGGGGAGGTGGTTCTACGGCGTCTTGGCCCTCTACGTCATATCGCTGGAGCTCATCCCGGCCTTCGACAACTTGATCTACGCCTTCCTCGCCATGGAGCTGGCGGTCGTGACGAGCTTCCTGCTCATATACTATTTCGGCTACGGCGATAGGGCCAGAATAGGCGTCATGTACTTCATATGGTCCCAGATAGGCTCCATAGCGTTTCTCATAGGCGCCGTGGTCTCCGGAGGCTACCTGCCGCCCTACGCCATGCCCCTAGCCCCAGCCCTGCTGGCCGTCTTCGGCTTGTTGGTCAAGATGGGAACCGCCGGCGTCCACTACTGGCTCCCCTACGCACACGCCGAGGCCCCCACGCCCCTCTCGGCGTTGCTGTCGCCGATCCACGTAGGCCTTATGGCCTACTGGCTCCTCCAGATACTGCCCCACACGCCGATATCCGGCTACTACCTCGCCCTCTACGGCGCCGCAACTGCCGTGTACGGCTCGTTGCTGGTGTTTAGGGAGGCGGACTTGAAGAGGGCGCTCGCCGACTCGACCATAGCCAACATGGGCCTCCTCGTGGCCGCCGCGGCGTTGGGCGATTGGCAGGCCGCGGTACTGCTCTTCGTGGGCCACGCCTTGGCCAAGGCGGCCATGTTCATGGTGTCAGGAATAGGGATAGCCACGCAGAACGAGAGGAGGCTGGGCTTCTTGCGGCTGGATCCGTGGACCTTCGCCGGGTCGGCGCTGGGCCTCGTGGCGCTCGCCGGGGTCTTCGGAGTAGCTCTTCTGGGCAAGGCCTACCTCGCACTCTACTCCCCTCCCGGCCTCGCCCCCGCGCTCTACGCGGCGCTGTTCGCCACCGCCGTCTACAACTTCTACCTCTTCGACAAGCTCTATAGGGCGGGGAGGAGCGAGGCCAGCCCGCCGCTCGCCATGGCAATTCCCATGATCCTCCTCGCCGCCGCGCCCTACGCCCTAATGCTGGCGCCATGGATATAG
- a CDS encoding NADH-quinone oxidoreductase, translating to MDLAFVLLAFLGTLAILKTKDNVLAAFSLLAVGLVTAAYAAALGMEPLFVLVALAYIASALVLVIVAAAAVSENGAKTSLKPYAALPLALSALALLPEGPAQPKPLDPQLLLPAAALVLFSLLIAARVGRP from the coding sequence ATGGACTTAGCCTTCGTCCTCCTCGCTTTCCTGGGAACCCTCGCCATACTCAAGACAAAGGACAACGTCCTCGCCGCCTTTTCTCTACTTGCCGTCGGCCTCGTGACCGCCGCCTACGCGGCCGCGCTGGGCATGGAGCCGCTCTTCGTGTTGGTGGCCCTGGCCTACATAGCCTCGGCCCTCGTGCTCGTGATAGTCGCCGCGGCGGCCGTGTCGGAGAACGGGGCCAAGACCTCGCTCAAGCCCTACGCCGCGTTGCCGTTGGCCCTCTCGGCGCTGGCCCTACTGCCGGAGGGGCCGGCCCAGCCCAAGCCTCTGGACCCCCAGCTGTTGTTGCCGGCGGCGGCGCTTGTGCTCTTCTCGCTCCTAATAGCGGCGAGGGTCGGGAGGCCGTGA